Genomic segment of Drosophila ananassae strain 14024-0371.13 chromosome 2L, ASM1763931v2, whole genome shotgun sequence:
ATCGTTGCGGTGTAGGTGTGACCTCCACCACGGGTACGCAATAAGAAGGCTCaactttttgtatttcttcTTGCTGCTTCGGGGAATCGATCTTGGGTGTTTCATTGAAAGCTTCGTCGTCCGGCAGGGGCAGTTCTTTGAGGGCCAAGAACTCCAATTCTTCGGCTGTCTTTGGACGATGCGTGGGTATGGGCGGGGACACAGGCATAGAGGCAATTGGTATTCCTTGAGGCTCGGAGGATTCAGGTTCAATTTGAACTGATTCTAGTTCATTGGGAATTGTTATCTGAAGCTCAAGGGGTTCAGGTTGCTCATGAACGGATGCTTCCTTTTCGATTTCATGTTCAAGCTCCGTATTTTCTGGTAGATCCTCCAGAATATCCTGTGTTTTCAAGGATTGCAACATAAGCCCTTCTTCAGGGAGTTCCTTTAGATCTTGTGGCTCTTCGTGGTCCTGATGTTCCGGTAATTGTGGCGACACTTCATCTTCCTTTAGAGAATTCATCTCAGCCCTAGGTAGCATCTCATCTAATACATCCTCCTTACTGTCCGTTTCTTGAGGTATTTGCGGGATCTCTGTGTTGTGTTCTTCCTTTACCATTTCAGCTTCGTCCCTTGCCGATTGAATCTCTAAGACAGGATTAACTTCGGCTATAGAAGGACGATTAACGAGGAACTGCTGCTGCAACAGTTGATGATCCTCTGGGTCCAGGACGTTCTTAAGCATCTCCATAGTCTCGTTAACCTCATCCACATCCATGGGCTCGTAGCTAACGTCGTGCTGACTTACTGCCAGGGGATCGTCGAAGGTGTTCTCCAATGTGACCGCAGAGGCAGTGGACATCTGCTGCTCCAGCACGTCGTTGAGTGCGCTGGAATAGGCCTCCAGATCCGACCGATCTCCGGAATATCTTTCGGCGTGCAACGACAGGCACTCGACAAAGACATCAGAGCTCGAGTGGTCAGATTTAAGATGagctaaaatatataatttttcaaataaactgatctttttttatattttgaggGACTTACCATCCATTTCGGCACTAAGGGGTGCCAGTTCCGGAATTTGCGTCTCGTCAAACTCTGGAAGACCCCCGAATTTCGGAGCAGCGTCTACGTCCAGCTTGAGGCCAccagtggctgctgctgctgctgctgccagaGCTTTCTGTTGATCTGTGCTCACTGGCTTGGGGCTGGCCTTAACCGCCAGTGGATTCAACTGCAAGAAATGGAAAGAAGCCGCAATTAGATGCagaaaatcaaagaaaattaattacaaattgTGCATCGCGTGCCTCATGATTCGAATGAGAAACAATCAACATAATCCAAACACTTGGCAGACGAAAAATGTAAACAGCTTGGGATGAGTTGATGATGAAGATGATGATCGCGGGCAGCAACAGCTGCTGGGGCATTTAATTACAAATTGTTGAAACAATATGGTTGGCCCGAAAAGGCTTGAGGAGAGCTGGTGACAGAAATAGGTCGCATCTGGGCTTCAGGTGAGCCTATTCTGAATGCCCTTTAATTGCAATGGGTTTTCGAAGTCTGTTATAAgacctgctcctcctcctagACTACCCATTAAAGTCTACCCACTACCCACAATTCCAATTCCCCTGTAGGCCAAGTAAGAACACTCTCGAATTTTGTGTGGCATATGGGCCGCCCGGCACATCCCCATCGAAATTACCACCGCAGTCGGTCAGTCGACAAgcaaatttcattaatttaaaaGCAAGCCAAGACGCGAAAACCCGGGAAAACGGCGGCAGGTCGACCGACGGGTGTCGTTTGGGAGGAGGGGCGAGCAAGTGGGTCGGCATCGGCATCGGAATCGGCTTTTGTGCAATGCGAAGTGAAAATCTGAACATGCGGCGGGGCGGTTTGGATGCGGCCGGACTGAGTCCGTCTATTCAGGGCCTTGGTGCAATGTTCTACGTGGGGAATTTAATTAGAGCGCAATATAGTATGACGATATGCTGGCAAGGTTAAAGTCAGCGGCTAGAGAAGGAGCCAGCGGTTGGGGGGCATCAGTGGGTAAGAAAAAGGGGAGCGCCCATGACCAGGATAATTAGCCAGCGGAAACTGGCAATCTCTAAagtaatagaaaaaaaaactcataTCCGGTAGGGAAATATTAATTACATtagaattttaaattcattaaaaatagGCAGGCCACTCAGAATATTGAGTAATAAATAATTACTCAAGATAAAGATaacttttaataataatattatatcgTATGAAAGAGAAAAACCAGAATATTTATCAGAAACGCAATAGACGAACAAAAGAATGAcaaatatatagaaatatagATATATTCTCGGGAGAaagtggaggaaaaaaaatatatattatataaaaagataaaataaaagattgTAGATTACATTAGGACTGCAATATCTTCCGATCCAAAGacacacaaataaataaataaaaaaaaagaaaatgttcAACACATTTCACCCACATTCCCCTCAACACAGGGATCAGTTTTCGGGGACATACCTCGCCGCTCATCGCCTGCAAGTGCTCCATTTCATTGGCACTGACTTGGTTCAGGTTCACGTTAATCTCACTCAGTAATTTCTGGATGCTCTCCCGGCCGCTGGTGGGCGGTGTAATATGGGGACTGGTCATCGGGATGGCAAGAGGTTCCATCAAAAGGTTGCTGTGCTGCTCCTCCAGGAACAGCAGATCTTCGGATGCCGAATCGAGTAATGCACCCAGATCGGTGGACATTAGCGGAGCACCTCCTGCTCTCGGGGCAACATCAGTGGGGGCCTGTGTCGCTTCCATGGCAGCTGCATGAGAACCACTGCCGGCCACGCTTAGGGGGCGTTTTATGATGTTGGCGATGAAGTCCATGATGAGATATTGGTAAAGGGATCGTCGCTCCACGGACGATTAACTTCCAGACGCTTTACGGTTCACTCGATTCCAGAAAAGCGACGATCGACGATCGGGTTACTTGGGTGCCTTAAGTGTTCTTTACTTTATTCAGATTTTCGGATATTCCGTGTTCTCCGTTCTGGCACCGATTTTTCGGCTCGCCTACTCAGAAAACTGTCGACTGCGATTTTCCGTCTTCCGCTCTCTCATTATATTGGGGGAATAATCACCGAATCACCGAGATTCTAGCGACCCGGCACCGTGTGCGTTCGTTTTACACTGGCTGCTGGCTCCCGATCTTGTCTGTCTTTgaaatcaatttaaaaatattttcgttttcaatTTGCTTTGCCTTTCCGCTCGGCGCCGTCGTCCCACAAACTAACACATGCTCGGTGACTCGGTGACTGTGTGGGGGAGAGTGAGATAAGTTTGAACAACATCCACAGAAACTATCCGGCTGTGGATCGTCGCTAGCCCTCATGTAGCTAGTAAGACGATCAGCTATCGTATTAATGGGAGATATAATAGGATCCCCATCCACAGAAAATGTAATACTTTTAATTGAAAGAGACTCCAATCACCAACCGATTATAATGCGCGTGGGCCTACGgatgcaatttaatttatagaAGAAGCTCAATTGTGTGCCAAGTGTGCGGCCTTCCCGATGACAACCTTCTGGGGTGAGCTAAAGTGGCCAACTGAACCTCCACCAGACAGGCCCCAGACCTGAGCCGAACTCAAGCAAAAGTGCAAAATGCAACACACCGCAAATAAGCCGAAGAAAATGGGCCAGCTGACTGGGGGGCTAGCTAGGCTAATGAATGAAAGTCTTAGCCCAACCAAGTCCGACAGCCAATGTGGACGCCAAGTGACATGCAATCCCAGTGCCATTGTTGCGCATCACGGAGCGCTTGAAGAAGCAACCCAGTCGAGGAAGTGCTCCACATCGCTACACGGCTGACTTTGCATATTTTGCGAGAAAAGTCTCGCTGTGAAACGCAATCTCACACGATGTCTGATGTTGGGAGGCAGCGCTAGTCAACCAATGCGTGACAGGTGACAAGATACGTGTGACAAGTTACTCGGTTGCATCTAAACCCAGTACACCACTGGGGTGGCTGTGGGTTCAGTGAAAGTCTGCCCCGAAATAAGCTATAAGTTTATGGGTTTAGCTTCTGCAAGATCGACAAATAGTCCTGATGTATTAGCTTCTGGAGGAGTTTTATCTGTCGCACATGGTGGTCCTAACTGAAAAGTTTCCCCATAATCCCTAGAGCCAGTATAACACATGGGAGAAATTAAAGAAAACATACAAAAGGCACAACtataaaataaactataaataGGTGAAAAACAAAGCTAGACGACTGGGGAGGAAAATGAAGAATAGGGAAGTTGGCATCCGCAGATCCTCCATAGATATTTCTGAAAAAGGGGAGAGGGAGTTTGTCAACAACTGCCTGTTTAATTACTTGCTACAGATGGTGGGGTGAGAGAATGTGCCGCCTCCAGCCTGCGGAACAAATGGTCCTTATTAGCGATACATTCTTCTCAAACTAAAGCAAAGCAAATCCCTTACTAATTATATGAGAATCCCAGCAGCctgttttattttggtttaaaaTAAGCAAATATTTGGCACGCCCGACCAACATCTGGACAGTGGAAAATGTCAAGAGGCCGTCGGAGCAAGCAGAGTTCGAAGATATATGcgttttatgcatttttattttccatacCAGATTCGCAGCGCTGTGGTCCAACTGGATGGCTATTCTACCGGCCGGGCCCCTTGGTTTCTTTGTCTGAATGGGCTTATtgcccattttttttttttttttgtgatgtGGAGGAGGTGGCGTCTGTTCTGGCGAGGAGCTCTGTGATCTAAACCTACTGAGCACTGGAGGTGGCCCCCGTCCGAAGTATACTGATCGACTGGGCCAGTTCGACGAAAGCTGAAGTGACAGCTGCCATAAAGCTAATAAAAACAGCACGCCAGATTATTGTATACAATGTATGGATGGAAAGAAACAGTCGCTGAATCAAAATATTCCAGCGAAGGAGCAAGAGCTGGACGATGGAAGGGGGAGACGGTGGTGGGTATATACCATTAGCCGCAGCACATGGAGAAAAGTGAATGTTTTGGTCAAATCGCACATGGGCGAGGGCCACGCCTCCAAGCTAATTGATCTGCTTACCGTGGCGCCGCCATCGTTTTTGTTGATCTCCCGCAAAACGCCGCGACTCCCGAGTCCAAGGCCGTTATGCGCCGCATCGAATTCCATTGTATATAGAAGAAGGTGTTCGCAGGTCGCAGGAAAGTGATCAATAGTTTGTGTTTTGTTATAATGATCTCGTGTCACTCCGTGTATGTAGCCAAGTCTTATTTGGCGGAATAATGTTTTGACTGACGCGACTCTATTGGGCtgctgtatttttttttggtaaaaagCCGCTACAATTTAAAGATTAGTGTGGTCAGGGTCGGTTCGAATATTAGGCGTAAAATTAGGGCTGCCAGACTGCGGTTCGCTTAGGTTCCATTCCTACAGCATGTAGTCTGGCAACTCTTAAAACATTAACATTCTGCTATCGTTCTGTTATGTTATGTAAGTCATGTAAACCGTttcatttcaaatttaaaaacagaaaataggaaagcttacttttaattaaatggcTATTGTTGTTAATTTGTATATCTGACCagttattttaaaatagaCTTCCGTTaagaatcgatatacaaatctttaaaaaattacgGTTTAATATCAGATGATTATGGGATAATACCTCTTCCGCTTCCGCTTCCCTAGCATCTTTTTCCGCATACCTTATTCATATTATGGCTTAGTGactttaaagtgaaataaaaatacatttgatttgtcaacataaaaataattctTGAAGAGGCtttattagaaaaatattGCTCTTTGCCATGCATAACATTTCTTTTCATATAGTAACCATTATCTTGTAACATTCAACGAGATGCTAAACGCTTTTCCTAGAGtctaatttttaataataatttaactTTGAAAGTATGGGTTATATAGGACTTTAAGTACGTAAATCTAAAAAGACTactaattgatttattttaaactaaGTTGCTAATCCATAATACATAACGGTAATAAAGTAACTAATGTGtactttaaaattattatttttctagaAGCATTATAACTAATTAATAGCTCGAGAAAGACAATTAAAACTTTCATATTATGTATTAATAGTGTAACTACTTTATACATATGTCTTTTCATACATTTCTCTCCAGGTGTTTACAACACAATCACTTAAATGTGGAATCCCAGGCCTTTAAAAGGATCATCGTTTCTTTCCCTATCAAATGGGTTTGACTACGTGAGGTTTAATTCGGTTCGATTCGCATCGGCTTTGATTCATTTGTGCCTATTAGTAATACTGGGCTTATCTCGGGACGAGCTCCACATTTTAAATACTTGTATCTTACGAGACTACTTGTTATGGCTGCACAGAATCTTAGCCCAGTATCGAGTGCTTTATGGCCTTCTATGCTGGTCTTCTAAATAAACTCATCCCTAAACTTATatttaatcaaaataaatttttttttttgtatttttatgttgatttttttgtcgAAAATCTTTTTTATGGTGTTTATTTGCAAGTGTCTTTTTCCGGGTAATTGAATTTTGGTAAGGGATTCTGTTTCAGATCATTAGGCTAAGAAGTTTGTCTACTTAGAGTAAAAGTTaagattgtttgtttttggttttcataAAATTGTAGTTACTTGAGCTTTCCGATATTGGGTCTGACGTATAGAGGACTGCAAGTGCAAGGACTCGATAGACTTTCAGCATCAAAAAGTTTGCTAGTGCGCGTTACAAATGGAGATGCTCCTAAAGTAGTTAAAAGGCTATAAGTACATAAATTGTATATCAAAGTTGTAGACTGTAGTTCACAAGTCACAGCGCCACCAAACTGATCAAAACCATTACTCAGGATCTGCTCTGAAAAGCCTTAATTTTGAACAGCTGCCTTTTTTCACTAGCCACCTGCCCAATTTTTACCTTCAAGACATTTTCGAAGAGTTAAAAAAGGCTATACGAGCATTAATATACAAATCCTACAGATCTTATAGGATCAAAAACGGGCCTTATATGAACCAAATAGAAAATCTGCACCCGAAAAGGGATATCATTCAAAAAAACCTCCCTTCACACAAAGTTGTTGTACAAAACAGCTGATCGCATTACGGAACCCTAACCTGGAGCAGATCACATTGGTGGGCCATCCTCGTCGATCTTGGTCGTCCAAATGCCGGGCATCAATTGAGGAGGTAGATTTGATTGCGGCGTGGTCAGTTTCCTTATGGGGTTATTCGCGTAGATCGGCTTGGAGCTTGGGGTATAGCCCTTGTTGTCCATGCCGTCGATGATGGTAAATTGCGATGCCATGTTCTGAGTACCCTGGGCGACGGGTGAAGCGGGTCTAGAGATGGGATGAGTCCGAGGACTGCTGATCAGGACGGTGCACAAGCCACCCCAAATGGCCAGAGAAGCAAAAGCTGTCTGGGGAATGAGCTGGCCAAAGATGACAGTGGAGCCAATAAATGGAGCTCCCAGGAGCCAAAAACGAGCCCAGCATATTGTAGAGAAGGAAGTTATTTTCTTCTTGTCATCTGAAACCAATTCAACAGTGCAGGTGGTGAGTATACTGAGCGTAGTGGAAATGGCCATTTTGGAAACCATAGCGGAGCACATTAGCAGGGCCACCCGAGCATCAATGGGAATTACTCCGGCTTTCGGAACTAGCCATCCGCAGTAGGCGATGCATCCAGCAATTATGTTGAAGAGTCCCGTCCATACCCACTTTCTGGTGGTCTTCAGGATCAGGAACAGGCCGAAGAAGGTGCCCATCATTTCGCTGAAACCGGCTACGAAGGTGTTGATGTAGAGGTGCTCCCGGCTAAAGGCCCGGATGTTGAGCAGCATTCCGTAGTAGACAACGATGTAGAGCGACCAGGCCAGGTGCACACATATTATGTGTCGCACCGCCCGTTCTCCCTTCCACATCGACCACCAGCCGCTGGGCGGAGGAGCGTCCATTGCGGTCTGAGCCTGGAGCTCCAGCTGCTGATCGATGTCAGTCGGCAGGCTGTGTCGCGTGCCGTTCATCTCGGCGCACTGCAGCAGGATTTTCTTGGCATCTTGGACTCGACCTCGAGCTATGAGCCAGCGGGGAGAATCCGGAATCCACCTGGGTAACAATATTTATGTTCATAGTTTCCATTTACCTTTATCTGAATTTATATATCCATTCTACTTACTGCCACAGATAGATAAGTATCACAGTTGGCCAGGAGATGGCCATGTAGAGGTGGGACCAGCTGGAAAAGAAGCTAGCCAGCCCAGGAAGCATCATAACGCCAATAGACCAGAACTGCTCGAACAACGTCGACACGCAAGTACGATACTTTCCTCCAGTTATGTCAGCCACTAAAGTTTTTGGGtcaaaaataagaataaataTCCTTTTTAAAGGACAACTTTAATGCTTACTAATTTGTCCTCCGGCGGTGTACATCTGAGCACAGCAAACGGCTGAGAGACAACGGAAGAATACGTGCAGTTCGTAGGATGCCACATGGCCCGTAAGATTTCCGCAGAATATCTGAGTTATCATTCCAAAAAGCATAACATTCTTGGGACTAAAACTAAATAGAgaatattttaagatttttaatgAGAACAAATCCTTTAAAACTTTTAGAAACAACTTACTATTTCAGCAAATGATTGGCTAGGATGCCACCAGTCAGGACACCAAACAGATGGAAGAACTGTGTCACCGAGACGAGAATGTCACGCGAGCACACGAGGTCATACTGGGTGACGACGGAGTGGAAGTCGGCCTGGTGCTGGAACTCCGTGCAGGGGATCAGATTAGAGCTGCGGTTCAGCGGCTTCTCCCACACCCTCGGCTCCTGGTCGCTGTTGGCGTAGTTGTAGTAGTGATGGGCGTGCTCCTGCGCATCCTGATACACATTACAGAAGTCGATGGAGAACTCTTGATCCTCGGTTTCTTCCTTCTGGGGATGTGACACCTTTATCCATGCGGTCTGGTTTTGGGCACCCACCGTGTTCGGCGGCTTGCAGAAGAATTCTCCATGGCGCGGAGCTGGGGCCGTGAAAATAATACAGGCCATGAACCAGGACGAGGGGATCTTGCAGAGAAAGATTAGCAGCACTGTTCGCAGCTGCCACTTGCCCCACGGGCCAGTGATGCGGCCTACCGCATCCACCTTGGTCTGCATCTTGTTTTGTGGCTTCGGGGCTTTACCCTCTAATCGGGTGAAGGTGTCGTTGGGATATAGCTGGAATTCCTCCGGGTTGTGCTTGTCGTGGCTGGGGGTGGTGCCGTTGGACAAGTGCGAATAGAAATcccccttgttgttgtttgtttctaaTGGAGGAGGCTCTCTGTCTTCGGGCGAGGAAGTTGGAGGACTGCTAAGAGAGCTACGCCTGCGACACTTGTTGGGCGTGGAAGTGGGTGTCGTGGGTTGGTGCGTGGGTGATGCGTCTGGGTCACCTGTGAGGGAGGTGTATTGAGCGGGTTGGGGTGACCGATTGGTGACTGATATGTGCGAGGAGCTAGGTACTCGAGGGGACGACGACTCTATATCTTTTAGGGGTAGCAGAGGAGATTCCGcctaaaatgtaaaaaataataaatattatttattttttatttttttattttaaatcagaataaaatttgttgtatCTAAAGTATTTTCccataaatataattaaatttatccttACATCTTAACTTTAATATTGCCTGTGGGATACATGGCTTGCAGCTTATAAGTTACAAATCCACTTGGCTGGAATGCCATCGATTCTCAGACAAGAGGCAATAATTCAGTGGCATTCCTCTGATTATCCCGAGTGGCCTTGAGGCACTTGAGTGCAGCAGTTGCTGAGACTGCAGCGTCTGGGACACGATGGAATCGCCCACCCACAAGGCACTCCGATCCTATCCATTTCATTCCCCATCGGCAGCTGGGCGTATAATGAACACAACATAAATTGCAGTTCCAAGTGGCTCTGCAACACTTTGCCAGCCTCTCCTCTGGTAATTTGAAATCCCAAGAATGCCACGGCAGTAATTGAACATTCTATATACAATTTAGCTTACAGATACAGTAAATCAgctttggcaaatatttacaaagtttatttttgttttttctgtaTTTCGAACAGCTGCCGTGGGCGAATTGACATTTGCACAGATGGGCTTACTCCCCTTGCCGAGTTATTTGTAAATAATATGTAAATTTTAGTTCTCGTTTGCATAAGCGCAAATGTCACCCATATGACCACAAACGGTAATTGGCTTTAACCACGAATTCCGATTAGGGAATTCGTAGAACATTTTTTGCtttaaaagcaaaagaaaattataaCAATATTAATTATCCTTTATAATTAGCTCGCAATCATCATATATCTGGCAAGAGAAAATATTACCCAGCAAAGGAAAAAACggaaaattaaaacaaaactgGCTAAACAGTTTACGAGTTCTCATTTGGTTTCAACATTTTTTAGGGCTCGAGGCACTGGGTACTCGGTTGACAAATGTCCCTGAAGCCACGAAAAACAACAGAGACAGACCTCCAACTAATTCCAAATTCCGCCCGAAATATCCCCCCAAACAAGAACAAAATTGTGTTTGTTATTCAGATGGTTTTACTCAACAATTGCGAACAATTGTTGTACTATACTTGTACTGTCACCGCCTCTGTTTTACTGTCGCATTTGTTGTCattaaagttttgtttttcgtgTGCTGTCGGGTTTAATAGTAGCTTATATGCGTGTTATGTGGGATGGGAAGAATTATGAAGGTGGAAGGATATCCTCTCTGCTGTGCAACTGTGAATATTGTTGCCCCGAGCAGCCGTTAAGGATTTTTTTACTGGGGATTATGCATAATGCATTAACCCACGGATTTCGAAAGCCGATTGCTGGCATTGCataaattttccttccaaGAAAACGAAGAAAATTTGCAAGGCAAACGCAACATTCGAGATGGGAAAGACAAAGGAAAAGCTGGAATGGAAAAAATAACTTTGATTTTGAAGGCCGAAGGTCGATGAGTTGTTGGGAAAAGGACGAGTAGCCGACCAAGGATCCTTCGCAAAGTCGACGCCCGCAAGTATGCAATCATTTTATTAGTTCGGTTTAGTCAGCGCcaaagtttctttttttattttttggttggtTCAGACAGCAGTTGTCTAGTTTTATGCGTCAATTAAATGAATTCGTTTTGCGtatcttcattttttttttgtgctgtgccttgttttgtttttggtttatttttgttttgctgaCTTGCCAGCACTTGTGCAAACATCGCCAAGGTTAATGCGGATCATACTTTGGGTCGGGTCTACGTTGGGAAAGGCTTGAgggcaaattaaatttaacgaGTCACGTGACAAACGGTTCAATAGACTCGAGGTGAATCATTTATGTAATTATGGAAGTTGTTAAAGGTTGCCGACTCCGCACCGTCCACACAGTCCACACAGTCCTCCCAGCggatttccattttattttccaGTTAATTGTGTAATAGAAAGTTttcaaattatacaaaaataaattgaaaaacaccCACAATCGATTATTAAAAACCGGCACCAAGGGTATCAGAAGCGCCACATTCtgtacaaattttttaataaagtccAAAGCCCCGAAAATCCAGCCATAAATTATTCATAAGTCGCTGCCGCATGACTGACTAAGTCGGAGGATGGAGCTGTAACTGCAAGAAGGAATCGTCTCCGTGTCCTTGGCTCCTCCTGGTGATGGCTATTAAAGACCATCCAGACTACCGGCTCCCCCAGTCATAATTAAAGCAATTTCTTACCGTCAGATTGATGCTCTGCTTGGTTGCTTTAATTAGCTGTCAAGTTGGAAAATTTGCTGGCTGTAACCTATACCAATTATCTGACTGAATAGAAGCATTTAGCCGGCCGGCTAGTCGGAAAACTATTTTGTATTTCGGGCCGGAAACAATTGTTGGAAGCATTTCGCTGTAGTCCCT
This window contains:
- the LOC6498890 gene encoding uncharacterized protein LOC6498890 isoform X7, which encodes MDFIANIIKRPLSVAGSGSHAAAMEATQAPTDVAPRAGGAPLMSTDLGALLDSASEDLLFLEEQHSNLLMEPLAIPMTSPHITPPTSGRESIQKLLSEINVNLNQVSANEMEHLQAMSGELNPLAVKASPKPVSTDQQKALAAAAAAATGGLKLDVDAAPKFGGLPEFDETQIPELAPLSAEMDAHLKSDHSSSDVFVECLSLHAERYSGDRSDLEAYSSALNDVLEQQMSTASAVTLENTFDDPLAVSQHDVSYEPMDVDEVNETMEMLKNVLDPEDHQLLQQQFLVNRPSIAEVNPVLEIQSARDEAEMVKEEHNTEIPQIPQETDSKEDVLDEMLPRAEMNSLKEDEVSPQLPEHQDHEEPQDLKELPEEGLMLQSLKTQDILEDLPENTELEHEIEKEASVHEQPEPLELQITIPNELESVQIEPESSEPQGIPIASMPVSPPIPTHRPKTAEELEFLALKELPLPDDEAFNETPKIDSPKQQEEIQKVEPSYCVPVVEVTPTPQRSPESGSSMSAFRSRCSGPPSPTFPIKEPSELPSHFPHSPRAPPESEEMPYLEEAVVEPSADRKQSVCIAGVIARSPVCIEITQPSPEKKEHLNETLPMNEVVSPAALNGTFDSGSRVDNPEEAAPLQASATFAVPLGSADEQQRRTFSVVNSTEDPEEAKSRRTFSLDPNPELQRRTFSVEQHASPALEATEENIVADDFEPMDVDTSMRVADITVDRPPVSTSPPIPTHQTLKRAPIHTETHSPSSPPPLGNATVVLEEQALSAKEQATLSASDEKDDVFVEHFGAISPVSDDMFKTPQFTSSGFQNQARMKANAVEAAAAGFEAPTSRNRDAIVCDDEHFYDAEFQDSVTNQNYLCRRG
- the LOC6498889 gene encoding solute carrier family 22 member 4 isoform X1, with product MLTDIGNSGANGNGNCSHNVGNGHGLVSGINSSGSSSGIGSASSEKLAVRNDEANTEQGGNSKDGDGDDDDDDDDDDDDNDGHDDDVNEDDDADETTAESPLLPLKDIESSSPRVPSSSHISVTNRSPQPAQYTSLTGDPDASPTHQPTTPTSTPNKCRRRSSLSSPPTSSPEDREPPPLETNNNKGDFYSHLSNGTTPSHDKHNPEEFQLYPNDTFTRLEGKAPKPQNKMQTKVDAVGRITGPWGKWQLRTVLLIFLCKIPSSWFMACIIFTAPAPRHGEFFCKPPNTVGAQNQTAWIKVSHPQKEETEDQEFSIDFCNVYQDAQEHAHHYYNYANSDQEPRVWEKPLNRSSNLIPCTEFQHQADFHSVVTQYDLVCSRDILVSVTQFFHLFGVLTGGILANHLLKYFSPKNVMLFGMITQIFCGNLTGHVASYELHVFFRCLSAVCCAQMYTAGGQIMADITGGKYRTCVSTLFEQFWSIGVMMLPGLASFFSSWSHLYMAISWPTVILIYLWQWIPDSPRWLIARGRVQDAKKILLQCAEMNGTRHSLPTDIDQQLELQAQTAMDAPPPSGWWSMWKGERAVRHIICVHLAWSLYIVVYYGMLLNIRAFSREHLYINTFVAGFSEMMGTFFGLFLILKTTRKWVWTGLFNIIAGCIAYCGWLVPKAGVIPIDARVALLMCSAMVSKMAISTTLSILTTCTVELVSDDKKKITSFSTICWARFWLLGAPFIGSTVIFGQLIPQTAFASLAIWGGLCTVLISSPRTHPISRPASPVAQGTQNMASQFTIIDGMDNKGYTPSSKPIYANNPIRKLTTPQSNLPPQLMPGIWTTKIDEDGPPM
- the LOC6498889 gene encoding solute carrier family 22 member 4 isoform X2, whose amino-acid sequence is MSFIHPDATLMDGHQKVKVESCPKGPANERVEIKIMMVKVQAESPLLPLKDIESSSPRVPSSSHISVTNRSPQPAQYTSLTGDPDASPTHQPTTPTSTPNKCRRRSSLSSPPTSSPEDREPPPLETNNNKGDFYSHLSNGTTPSHDKHNPEEFQLYPNDTFTRLEGKAPKPQNKMQTKVDAVGRITGPWGKWQLRTVLLIFLCKIPSSWFMACIIFTAPAPRHGEFFCKPPNTVGAQNQTAWIKVSHPQKEETEDQEFSIDFCNVYQDAQEHAHHYYNYANSDQEPRVWEKPLNRSSNLIPCTEFQHQADFHSVVTQYDLVCSRDILVSVTQFFHLFGVLTGGILANHLLKYFSPKNVMLFGMITQIFCGNLTGHVASYELHVFFRCLSAVCCAQMYTAGGQIMADITGGKYRTCVSTLFEQFWSIGVMMLPGLASFFSSWSHLYMAISWPTVILIYLWQWIPDSPRWLIARGRVQDAKKILLQCAEMNGTRHSLPTDIDQQLELQAQTAMDAPPPSGWWSMWKGERAVRHIICVHLAWSLYIVVYYGMLLNIRAFSREHLYINTFVAGFSEMMGTFFGLFLILKTTRKWVWTGLFNIIAGCIAYCGWLVPKAGVIPIDARVALLMCSAMVSKMAISTTLSILTTCTVELVSDDKKKITSFSTICWARFWLLGAPFIGSTVIFGQLIPQTAFASLAIWGGLCTVLISSPRTHPISRPASPVAQGTQNMASQFTIIDGMDNKGYTPSSKPIYANNPIRKLTTPQSNLPPQLMPGIWTTKIDEDGPPM